The Desmodus rotundus isolate HL8 chromosome 3, HLdesRot8A.1, whole genome shotgun sequence genome includes a region encoding these proteins:
- the LOC128780464 gene encoding olfactory receptor 6C1-like: MRNHTEVTEFILLGLSDDPKLQVVIFVFLLITYMLSITGNLTIITLTLLDSHLQSPMYFFLRNFSLVEVSFTTVSIPKFLGTIISGDKTISFNDCIAQLFFFILLGVTEFYLLAAMSYDRYIAICKPLHYTTIMNRRICILLVFSSWLVSFLIVFPGLMLLLNFDYCKSNIIDHFTCDYFPLLQLSCSETKLLEIMGFSCAVFTLMFTLALIFLSYLYIIRTILRIPSTSQRTKAFSTCSSHMIVISISYGSCIFMYIKPSAKDRVSLSKGVAVLNTSVAPMLNPFIYSLRNEQVKKALVNMVRKTLSHKQIK; encoded by the coding sequence ATGAGAAACCATACAGAAGTAACAGAATTCATCCTCCTGGGACTGTCAGATGACCCAAAGCTTCAGGTGGTGATCTTTGTCTTTCTGCTCATCACctacatgctcagcatcactggaaaCCTGACCATCATAACCCTTACCCTGCTGGATTCCCATCTCCAGTCCCCtatgtatttcttcctcagaAATTTCTCCTTAGTAGAGGTTTCATTCACAACTGTCAGTATACCTAAGTTCTTGGGCACCATTATTTCAGGGGATAAAACCATTTCCTTTAATGACTGCattgctcagttattttttttcatcctcttgGGAGTCACTGAATTTTACCTTCTGGCTGCCATGTCCTATGATCGCTATATTGCCATCTGCAAACCTCTGCATTACACGACCATCATGAATCGAAGAATCTGTATACTCCttgtcttctcttcctggctaGTTTCATTCTTAATTGTATTCCCTGGACTCATGTTGCTCTTGAACTTCGATTACTGCAAATCAAATATTATTGACCATTTTACCTGTGATTACTTCCCCCTGCTGCAACTTTCTTGTTCAGAAACAAAACTTCTAGAGATAATGGGGTTCTCCTGTGCTGTGTTTACTCTGATGTTCACATTGGCGTTGATATTTCTTTCCTATCTCTATATCATCAGAACGATTTTAAGAATTCCTTCTACTAGTCAGAGGACAAAGGCCTTTTCTACGTGTTCCTCTCACATGATTGTCATCTCCATCTCTTATGGTAgctgcatttttatgtatattaaacCTTCAGCAAAAGATAGGGTGTCCTTGAGCAAAGGAGTTGCTGTTCTGAACACCTCAGTAgcacccatgctgaacccctttaTTTACAGCTTAAGGAATGAGCAAGTCAAGAAAGCCTTAGTGAACATGGTGAGGAAGACTCTTTCTCACAAGCAAATTAAATAA